A region of Coccinella septempunctata chromosome 5, icCocSept1.1, whole genome shotgun sequence DNA encodes the following proteins:
- the LOC123313476 gene encoding glutathione S-transferase 1-like yields the protein MTITLFYSHFCPPARSALLIAKALKLKLKIEEVDLLSESYKLTPFKRQHPEKTVPCLKDGNNFVWDSHAIAGYLVNQYGVKSNLIPRNIIQKAEVDRLLHFDSEYLTPLACDALVPVLFQRNHLISKSLKKSVGDVYSILDKQLHNSKWLIGNDITIADLCCISSISTLDLVIPIEENSTLFGYVKNFKELPYYQEGNQEGLNIMAELVLNKIISYKYGYIL from the coding sequence ATGACTATAACTCTATTTTATTCGCACTTCTGTCCTCCAGCCAGATCGGCCTTGCTCATAGCCAAAGCACTCAAGCTCAAACTGAAGATAGAAGAGGTGGACCTTTTATCTGAAAGTTACAAATTAACGCCCTTCAAAAGGCAGCATCCGGAAAAGACTGTACCATGTTTGAAAGATGGGAATAATTTCGTTTGGGACAGTCACGCCATCGCTGGATATCTAGTGAATCAATACGGAGTGAAAAGTAACCTAATACCTAGGAATATAATACAAAAAGCCGAAGTTGATAGATTACTTCACTTTGATAGCGAGTATCTCACTCCTTTAGCGTGTGATGCTCTCGTTCCTGTTCTGTTTCAGAGGAATCATCTGATTTCGAAGTCCCTGAAGAAATCAGTAGGTGATGTCTATTCTATTCTGGATAAGCAATTGCATAATTCCAAATGGTTGATTGGAAATGACATAACAATAGCTGATTTATGTTGTATCTCATCCATAAGTACTTTAGACTTGGTCATCCCCATTGAAGAAAACTCGACGTTGTTTGGttatgtgaaaaatttcaaggaaCTACCATATTACCAGGAAGGTAACCAGGAGGGTTTGAACATCATGGCCGAGCTTGTTTTGAACAAGATTATATCATACAAATATGGTTATATCTTATGA